One part of the Nematostella vectensis chromosome 8, jaNemVect1.1, whole genome shotgun sequence genome encodes these proteins:
- the LOC125570180 gene encoding uncharacterized protein K02A2.6-like, giving the protein MATYGKIDEFDRDSDSWEQYMERLNFYFEANRVTTSDDDLKIRRAILLSSVGKKTYKLMSDLLAPAKPGEKSYADLCTLVKSHFNPKPSESVQRHKFNNRFRLSGENVSDFVAALRNMAEYCNFGGSLENMLRDRLVSGINNERIQRRLLSEENLTFKKAYDIASSMETTAQHMADLQSAPSTLSSTSASVKKVSSSPLPRSKSENKECYRCGKNHHPSKCRFKEATCHYCKKKGHIVAKCLKKAKKSSETTKPNSNHHQKQGKPAIHVLDTDKEIEDEDIYPLFAVSQGNRQNPYLVDVELNGLKVQMELDTGASLSVIGEDIFDQLKNIEGSSLNLQDTKLTLKTYTGETIPVLGKLVVEVKYKDFFEHLPVIVVQGNVPSLFGRDWLQHVKLSWPEIFLVQVVSPDVSDLLKKHENLFKEGLGTIQGVKAKIYVDPQAKPKYFKPRTLEYARRQKVERELDRLLEEGTIRPVQFSEWATPIVPIVKSDESIRICGDFKVTLNQVSKLDNYPIPKTEDLLAQLGGGVQFTKLDLSQAYQQLELDEESKKYTTITTHKGLFEYNRLCYGIASAPGIFQRTMENLLQGIPNVVVRIDDILIAGKTSADHLKSLTEVLSRLDKAGVRLKRSKCIFQAPEVTYLGHRIDKDGIHPLDEKIKAIQESPRPSNLKELQAFLGMLNYYACYIPNITTILSPLHQLLVKDTPWNWSEAHEKSWNQAKSTLHSSQLLVHYSLERELTLACDASPYGLGCVISHVMDDGTERPISYASRTLSPAEKNYSQLDKEAAAIMFGVRKFHSYLYGRSFTIYTDHKPLLGLLQSTKQIPTSASPRILRWAVFLSGYSYTLVYREGQKNGNADGLSRLPLPNETRNVPVPGDIMFVMNHLEVNTPVKVKDIERWTSKDPILSAVRHQVMSGWPNSNDRIEFKPYSYRKHQLSCQDGCLLWGSRVVIPPQGRVKLLQELHDGHPGMVRMKMLARSYFWWPGLDADIEQKVKDCTSCQSEEFALFMSENGIKHITSAPKHPASNGFAERYVRTFKETMKKMGGEKENLDTKLSRFLLSYRTTPHATTGKTPGELLMNRKLKTRLDLVNPLSQDTIRTRVEDKQLAQKKQHDNLVPLREFQVNDPVFVKNFSYGPKWLCGTIIQQSGPVSYVVQLSSGGVFRRHVDHLRLRTSTPTVANDLQSSTELAQVPMQTTVPKQIPEEFKEPEITVPEPSLEPKKTELPASEPASTLRRSTRLKTTPTHLKDYVC; this is encoded by the exons ATGGCAACCTACGGCAAAATAGACGAATTCGACAGAGATTCTGATTCATGGGAACAGTATATGGAGCGTCTAAACTTCTATTTTGAAGCAAATAGAGTAACTACGTCTGACGATGACTTGAAAATACGCCGTGCAATCCTCCTCAGTTCGGTAGGGAAAAAAACCTACAAATTAATGTCTGATCTGCTGGCCCCAGCGAAACCTGGAGAGAAATCTTATGCTGACTTGTGCACCTTGGTAAAGAGCCATTTCAACCCAAAACCGAGTGAAAGCGTGCAACGGCACAAGTTCAATAACCGTTTCAGATTGAGCGGGGAGAACGTGTCTGACTTTGTAGCGGCTCTACGAAACATGGCAGAATACTGCAATTTTGGTGGCAGTCTGGAAAATATGCTGCGTGATCGTCTGGTGTCTGGAATTAACAATGAAAGAATCCAAAGGCGTTTGCTATCAGAAGAGAACTTAACTTTCAAAAAAGCTTACGACATTGCTTCGTCTATGGAAACGACCGCACAGCACATGGCCGATCTTCAATCTGCTCCTTCTACGTTAAGTTCAACGTCTGCATCTGTAAAAAAGGTCAGTTCTTCGCCCTTACCGCGTtctaaaagcgaaaataaagagtGTTATCGTTGTGGAAAAAATCACCACCCGTCAAAATGTCGTTTCAAGGAGGCCACGTGCCATTATTGTAAAAAGAAAGGACATATTGTTGCCAAATGtctcaaaaaagcaaaaaagtcgTCCGAGACAAccaagccaaattcaaaccaccATCAAAAACAAGGGAAACCAGCAATTCATGTCCTGGATActgataaagaaatagaagatGAAGATATATATCCATTGTTTGCTGTCAGTCAAGGCAACCGCCAAAATCCGTATTTAGTAGATGTTGAATTAAATGGTCTTAAAGTTCAAATGGAACTGGACACTGGTGCATCACTTTCAGTAATCGGAGAGGACATTTTTGATCAATTGAAGAACATTGAGGGTTCATCTCTCAATCTGCAAGATACCAAGCTAACCTTGAAAACATACACCGGGGAGACAATTCCAGTTTTAGGAAAGCTTGTAGTGGAAGTCAAGTACAAGGACTTTTTTGAACACTTGCCAGTTATAGTTGTACAAGGCAATGTGCCCAGTCTCTTTGGACGAGATTGGTTACAACATGTTAAGTTGTCATGGCCAGAGATTTTCCTAGTTCAAGTTGTATCCCCTGATGTGTCTGACCTGCTAAAGAAACATGAAAATTTATTCAAGGAAGGACTAGGGACAATTCAAGGAGTGAAAGCAAAGATATACGTTGATCCTCAAGCCAAACCCAAGTACTTCAAACCTCGCACGTTAGAATATGCACGACGTCAGAAGGTAGAGAGAGAATTGGACCGTTTGTTAGAAGAAGGAACAATTCGTCCAGTTCAATTTTCGGAATGGGCAACACCCATTGTGCCCATTGTCAAATCTGATGAGTCTATACGCATTTGTGGAGACTTCAAAGTTACTTTGAACCAAGTTAGCAAACTTGACAATTACCCAATTCCTAAAACAGAGGATCTGCTAGCTCAACTTGGAGGTGGAGTGCAGTTTACAAAACTAGATCTGAGTCAAGCTTATCAACAACTTGAGTTAGATGAAGAATCAAAGAAgtacaccactatcaccactcATAAAGGCCTATTTGAGTACAATAGACTGTGTTACGGCATTGCCTCAGCCCCTGGGATTTTCCAACGCACAATGGAAAATTTACTGCAGGGTATTCCGAATGTTGTAGTACGAATAGATGATATTCTCATTGCCGGGAAGACATCCGCAGATCATCTCAAAAGTCTAACAGAAGTCCTGTCACGTCTGGACAAAGCTGGCGTCCGTCTTAAACGTTCGAAGTGCATTTTTCAAGCACCTGAAGTCACTTACCTGGGACACCGCATAGACAAAGATGGTATCCACCCCCTTGACGAGAAAATCAAAGCAATTCAAGAGTCACCGAGACCTTCTAATCTGAAAGAACTGCAAGCCTTTTTAGGCATGCTTAACTATTACGCTTGTTACATACCTAACATCACTACAATACTATCTCCTTTACATCAGCTGTTAGTCAAAGACACACCTTGGAACTGGAGTGAAGCACATGAAAAATCTTGGAACCAAGCCAAGTCCACACTTCACTCTTCACAACTTCTAGTGCATTACAGCTTGGAAAGAGAGTTAACCCTTGCTTGTGACGCATCACCATATGGTCTTGGTTGTGTTATTTCACATGTGATGGATGATGGGACTGAACGTCCTATTTCATATGCCTCACGTACTCTGTCCCCAGCCGAAAAGAACTATTCACAGCTCGACAAAGAGGCAGCAGCCATCATGTTCGGGGTGAGGAAGTTCCACTCATACTTATATGGACGGAGTTTTACCATCTACACTGATCACAAACCCCTGCTGGGTCTGCTACAGTCAACTAAACAAATACCGACCTCAGCCTCACCACGCATATTGAGGTGGGCGGTATTCCTGTCAGGCTACTCATACACTTTAGTATATCGAGAAGGCCAGAAAAATGGTAATGCCGATGGCCTGAGCCGGCTGCCATTGCCAAATGAAACCAGAAATGTTCCAGTGCCTGGCGACATTATGTTTGTAATGAATCATCTTGAAGTCAACACACCCGTTAAAGTCAAGGACATTGAGCGTTGGACCTCAAAAGATCCTATTCTTAGTGCAGTACGACACCAAGTAATGTCCGGTTGGCCCAATTCAAATGATCGCATTGAGTTCAAGCCCTACTCTTATAGAAAGCACCAACTTAGCTGTCAGGATGGCTGTCTACTCTGGGGCTCTCGCGTAGTCATTCCTCCTCAAGGAAGAGTCAAGCTTCTCCAGGAACTACATGATGGACATCCTGGAATGGTTCGCATGAAAATGTTAGCCCGAAGCTATTTCTGGTGGCCTGGCCTGGACGCGGATATTGAGCAAAAGGTGAAAGATTGCACAAGCTGCCAAA GTGAAGAATTTGCCCTTTTTATGTCTGAGAATGGCATAAAACACATCACTTCAGCACCTAAACACCCAGCATCCAATGGATTTGCTGAAAGATATGTTCGCACTTTCAAGGAAACAATGAAGAAGATGGGAGGggaaaaggaaaacttagACACGAAGTTAAGCAGATTTCTACTAAGCTATCGTACCACACCTCATGCTACCACTGGTAAAACACCTGGTGAGCTATTAATGAACCGGAAGCTGAAGACGCGCTTGGACCTGGTAAACCCCCTTAGTCAGGACACAATTCGCACTCGTGTAGAAGATAAACAGCTCGCACAGAAGAAACAACACGACAATCTAGTGCCACTCAGAGAATTTCAAGTGAATGACCCAGTATTTGTCAAGAATTTTTCATATGGTCCAAAGTGGTTATGTGGAACAATCATTCAACAGTCAGGACCGGTTTCGTATGTCGTTCAACTCAGTTCAGGTGGAGTGTTTCGACGACATGTTGACCATCTTCGCCTGAGGACAAGCACACCCACAGTCGCCAATGATCTTCAGAGTTCAACAGAATTGGCCCAAGTTCCAATGCAAACAACTGTACCCAAGCAGATTCCAGAGGAATTTAAGGAACCTGAGATCACAGTTCCAGAACCTTCATTGGAACCGAAGAAGACAGAGCTTCCAGCTTCTGAACCTGCAAGTACTCTGCGAAGAAGTACTCGACTCAAAACCACACCTACTCACCTCAAAGACTATGTATGTTAA